A region of Amyelois transitella isolate CPQ chromosome 11, ilAmyTran1.1, whole genome shotgun sequence DNA encodes the following proteins:
- the LOC106135139 gene encoding centrosomal protein of 135 kDa isoform X1 codes for MGEAYFSLKRKLEELGYNNTLPIDAVPLVECIFADLLQTTRSLQHYMDLSKEALQQRDSLMLEAEPYKCDNAKLIQENNKLNREVIHLKEENMKISKELKRKIKAMTEELMKKDSTISKLQHDLRDLSLRGICAETQASRNKSRRKEAGDSYSKLCVCNDRKFYSVETDESEMQKKICVLQEKMEEYNDEIALLKNQIEHRDNEIVRLNILLEGGRPITAINKDCCNMNTDSRFQNLMKQIHDLENTNEILKKEISTGLEKQHEAMLRALSLADKNKMLQEEIQKVDTLALKVEEDCNKRLASMMNEVNFLQTRLEGLTMKNSQLEKELAHKVSKEILTTPKDFHTNELLNVALKEKDALQREIKDLVDLNKGLQDKILALSQLSKAHSQVNTPCEPSNDYKSCPTKHELELLLENERKKYEKHIVELQNKLSETIDLFNKQSYKCKDSKFSSIHGSHFIRDLQNKLCETEQKLLMLQKENDDIRSKMSKNEEGSKQNYKDIISQLNAENSELSKENISLSQQLSQYRSINSAKFNHTPEFCKKDIQKLKERIDELTHEAQILKKDKHEYNLKYKEAVDIIDKLKRDLVYKQKDIELLQEENSSFKMSHRTGKASTDHLRDECNFLREQMKKMQSDVIKEKTLANQIKNIQLETERSSSEIQNELLLVQKKLSVANEKVDSLERRCKELQSEIGSLKSDKSNLLDNIRKLDQERDKLVIELDHKAETISILEQKLKSQTFDMSKLEDEISDLKRKLNVNKVSEHKLVDNEAQIAFLNGEIMRLNQQLENAIMENKQLQNSLADANGTLKLTKIEYDKSRKEVDGMKQQLQHYVAEIRRIEELLSQKEAERSDMLEQFASLSVEANILENTNHSLESESASKSMQLQSYVSKIQSLEEKILDKESIIDSQSARLASMTCRVTALENEVKLLTEEKAILEQKISYLKQMCNNIHTEHSHMTKSLGDTDSELKLYENKIKTLTNNKAKLEVEKDELKDKLMTTEELLLNARKEIVDLKLALQDATSETKSLQDRVSRLSTCHADDHEKTSRLINTRNKITKVLLISKEISSSRPETGDVMERVTGVYSTHTTNNRHT; via the exons ATGGGCGAAGCATATTTTAGTTTGAAGCGGAAGTTGGAGGAGTTAGGCTACAATAATACTTTACCAATTGATGCAGTACCATTAGTAGAATGTATTTTTGCAGATTTATTACAAACTACACGAAGCTTGCAGCATTATATGGATTTATCAAAAGAGGCACTCCAGCAACGAGATTCCTTGATGCTAGAAGCCGAACCGTATAAGTGTGACAATGCCAAACTcatacaagaaaataataagctAAATAGAGAAGTTATACACTTGAAAGAAGAGaatatgaaaatttcaaaggaattgaaaagaaaaattaaggcTATGACAGAAGAACTCATGAAAAAAGACAGTACAATCAGTAAATTACAACATGATCTTAGAGATTTGAGCCTTAGGGGCATCTGTGCTGAAACACAAGCTAGCCGCAATAAAAGTAGACGGAAAGAAGCAGGAGACTCATATTCAAAACTATGTGTATGCAATGATAGGAAATTTTATAGTGTTGAAACAGATGAATCTGAAatgcaaaagaaaatatgtgtGTTACAAGAGAAAATGGAGGAgtataatgatgaaattgcgTTGTTAAAAAATCAGATTGAGCATAGAGATAATGAAATAGTTAGACTTAATATCTTATTAGAAGGAGGTAGGCCTATAACAGCTATAAACAAGGATTGCTGCAATATGAATACTGATAGCCGATTTCAAAACTTAATGAAACAAATTCATGACCTAGAAAAcacaaatgaaattttaaagaagGAAATTAGCACAGGACTTGAAAAACAACATGAGGCTATGTTGAGAGCTCTCAGTTTGGCTgataagaataaaatgttACAGGAAGAAATACAAAAAGTGGATACCTTAGCACTAAAAGTTGAAGAAGATTGCAATAAAAGGTTAGCTTCTATGATGAATGAGGTTAACTTTTTACAGACAAGATTAGAAGGGTTAACTATGAAAAATTCTCAACTGGAAAAGGAACTGGCTCACAAAGtttctaaagaaatattaactaCTCCAAAAGATTTTCATACCAATGAGTTATTAAATGTagctttaaaagaaaaagacgCATTACAAAGAGAAATAAAAGATCTTGTAGATCTTAATAAAGGTTTACAAGATAAAATTTTGGCACTGTCTCAACTTAGTAAGGCTCATAGCCAAGTTAACACACCGTGTGAACCTAGCAATGACTATAAGAGCTGCCCAACAAAACATGAGTTGGAACTTTTGCTTGAAAATGAAAggaaaaagtatgaaaaacaCATTgtagagttacaaaataaGTTGTCTGAAACAATAGACTTATTCAATAAACAGTCATACAAATGTAAAGATTCTAAATTTAGTTCTATACATGGATCACATTTTATTAgagacttacaaaataaactgTGTGAGACAGAACAGAAACTTCTAAtgctacaaaaagaaaacgaTGACATCAGATCTAAGATGTCTAAAAATGAAGAGGgaagtaaacaaaattacaaagatatAATAAGTCAGCTTAATGCTGAAAATTCAGAGttatcaaaagaaaatatttcgcTAAGTCAACAATTGAGTCAGTATAGAAGTATAAATTCAGCAAAATTTAATCATACTCctgaattttgtaaaaaagatATTCAAAAGTTGAAGGAAAGAATTGATGAATTGACACATGAAgctcaaattttaaaaaaagacaaacatgaatataatttaaaatataaagaagcaGTGGACattatagataaattaaaaagagattTAGTCTATAAACAGAAAGATATAGAGTTATTACAAGAAGAAAATTCTTCATTTAAAATGTCCCATAGAACAGGAAAGGCATCAACTGATCATTTAAGAGATGAATGTAACTTTTTAAGGGAACAAATGAAGAAAATGCAAAGTGATGTTATCAAAGAAAAGACATTAGCCAaccagattaaaaatatacagttaGAAACTGAGAGAAGTAGCAGTGAAATACAAAATGAACTGTTACTTGTTCAAAAGAAACTGAGTGTAGCAAATGAGAAAGTAGACTCATTAGAAAGGAGATGTAAAGAACTGCAGTCTGAAATAGGAAGCTTAAAAAGTGACAAGTCAAATCTTCTAGACAACATTAGAAAACTAGATCAAGAAAGGGACAAATTAGTTATTGAATTAGATCACAAAGCTGAAACTATTAGTATTCTGGAACAAAAATTGAAATCGCAAACATTTGATATGAGTAAGCTGGAAGATGAAATTTCTGATCTTAAGAGAAAGTTGAATGTAAATAAGGTTTCCGAACATAAACTAGTCGATAATGAAGCTCAAATTGCTTTCTTAAATGGAGAAATAATGAGACTGAACCAACAACTCGAAAATGCCATTATGGAAAATAAACAGCTGCAAAATAGTTTAGCAGATGCTAATGGAACATTGAAACTTACAAAAATTGAATATGACAAATCAAGGAAAGAAGTGGATGGCATGAAACAACAACTTCAGCACTATGTTGCAGAAATAAGAAGGATTGAAGAATTATTATCGCAAAAAGAAGCTGAAAGATCTGATATGTTGGAACAGTTTGCTAGTCTTTCTGTTGAGGCCAATATATTAGAGAATACAAATCATTCACTGGAAAGTGAGTCTGCATCTAAGTCAATGCAGTTGCAGTCCTATGTcagtaaaattcaaagtctCGAGGAAAAGATCCTAGATAAAGAAAGTATAATAGATAGTCAATCTGCACGCTTAGCGTCCATGACGTGTAGGGTGACTGCATTGGAAAATGAAGTGAAATTATTGACTGAAGAGAAAGCTATTTTAGagcaaaaaatatcatatttaaaacaaatgtgtAATAATATACACACAGAACATTCACATATGACAAAAAGTTTAGGGGATACTGATTCTGAACtaaaattgtatgaaaataaaattaaaacattaacaaacaataaagCAAAGTTAGAAGTAGAAAAGGATGAGTTAAAAGACAAATTAATGACTACTGAGGAATTGTTATTAAATGCTAGGAAGGAGATAGTGGACTTAAAATTAGCATTACAGGATGCAACTTCAGAAACAAAATCTTTGCAAGACCGTGTATCACGATTAAGTACATGCCATGCTGATGACCATGag aaaacatcgagactgataaacacaagaaataaaattacaaaggttctgcttatttcaaaagaaatctcttccagcagacccgagacaggagatgtgatggaaagggtgacaggcgtgtactccactcacacaactaataatagacatacataa
- the LOC106135139 gene encoding centrosomal protein of 135 kDa isoform X4, whose amino-acid sequence MGEAYFSLKRKLEELGYNNTLPIDAVPLVECIFADLLQTTRSLQHYMDLSKEALQQRDSLMLEAEPYKCDNAKLIQENNKLNREVIHLKEENMKISKELKRKIKAMTEELMKKDSTISKLQHDLRDLSLRGICAETQASRNKSRRKEAGDSYSKLCVCNDRKFYSVETDESEMQKKICVLQEKMEEYNDEIALLKNQIEHRDNEIVRLNILLEGGRPITAINKDCCNMNTDSRFQNLMKQIHDLENTNEILKKEISTGLEKQHEAMLRALSLADKNKMLQEEIQKVDTLALKVEEDCNKRLASMMNEVNFLQTRLEGLTMKNSQLEKELAHKVSKEILTTPKDFHTNELLNVALKEKDALQREIKDLVDLNKGLQDKILALSQLSKAHSQVNTPCEPSNDYKSCPTKHELELLLENERKKYEKHIVELQNKLSETIDLFNKQSYKCKDSKFSSIHGSHFIRDLQNKLCETEQKLLMLQKENDDIRSKMSKNEEGSKQNYKDIISQLNAENSELSKENISLSQQLSQYRSINSAKFNHTPEFCKKDIQKLKERIDELTHEAQILKKDKHEYNLKYKEAVDIIDKLKRDLVYKQKDIELLQEENSSFKMSHRTGKASTDHLRDECNFLREQMKKMQSDVIKEKTLANQIKNIQLETERSSSEIQNELLLVQKKLSVANEKVDSLERRCKELQSEIGSLKSDKSNLLDNIRKLDQERDKLVIELDHKAETISILEQKLKSQTFDMSKLEDEISDLKRKLNVNKVSEHKLVDNEAQIAFLNGEIMRLNQQLENAIMENKQLQNSLADANGTLKLTKIEYDKSRKEVDGMKQQLQHYVAEIRRIEELLSQKEAERSDMLEQFASLSVEANILENTNHSLESESASKSMQLQSYVSKIQSLEEKILDKESIIDSQSARLASMTCRVTALENEVKLLTEEKAILEQKISYLKQMCNNIHTEHSHMTKSLGDTDSELKLYENKIKTLTNNKAKLEVEKDELKDKLMTTEELLLNARKEIVDLKLALQDATSETKSLQDRVSRLSTCHADDHEQTRDRRCDGKGDRRVLHSHN is encoded by the exons ATGGGCGAAGCATATTTTAGTTTGAAGCGGAAGTTGGAGGAGTTAGGCTACAATAATACTTTACCAATTGATGCAGTACCATTAGTAGAATGTATTTTTGCAGATTTATTACAAACTACACGAAGCTTGCAGCATTATATGGATTTATCAAAAGAGGCACTCCAGCAACGAGATTCCTTGATGCTAGAAGCCGAACCGTATAAGTGTGACAATGCCAAACTcatacaagaaaataataagctAAATAGAGAAGTTATACACTTGAAAGAAGAGaatatgaaaatttcaaaggaattgaaaagaaaaattaaggcTATGACAGAAGAACTCATGAAAAAAGACAGTACAATCAGTAAATTACAACATGATCTTAGAGATTTGAGCCTTAGGGGCATCTGTGCTGAAACACAAGCTAGCCGCAATAAAAGTAGACGGAAAGAAGCAGGAGACTCATATTCAAAACTATGTGTATGCAATGATAGGAAATTTTATAGTGTTGAAACAGATGAATCTGAAatgcaaaagaaaatatgtgtGTTACAAGAGAAAATGGAGGAgtataatgatgaaattgcgTTGTTAAAAAATCAGATTGAGCATAGAGATAATGAAATAGTTAGACTTAATATCTTATTAGAAGGAGGTAGGCCTATAACAGCTATAAACAAGGATTGCTGCAATATGAATACTGATAGCCGATTTCAAAACTTAATGAAACAAATTCATGACCTAGAAAAcacaaatgaaattttaaagaagGAAATTAGCACAGGACTTGAAAAACAACATGAGGCTATGTTGAGAGCTCTCAGTTTGGCTgataagaataaaatgttACAGGAAGAAATACAAAAAGTGGATACCTTAGCACTAAAAGTTGAAGAAGATTGCAATAAAAGGTTAGCTTCTATGATGAATGAGGTTAACTTTTTACAGACAAGATTAGAAGGGTTAACTATGAAAAATTCTCAACTGGAAAAGGAACTGGCTCACAAAGtttctaaagaaatattaactaCTCCAAAAGATTTTCATACCAATGAGTTATTAAATGTagctttaaaagaaaaagacgCATTACAAAGAGAAATAAAAGATCTTGTAGATCTTAATAAAGGTTTACAAGATAAAATTTTGGCACTGTCTCAACTTAGTAAGGCTCATAGCCAAGTTAACACACCGTGTGAACCTAGCAATGACTATAAGAGCTGCCCAACAAAACATGAGTTGGAACTTTTGCTTGAAAATGAAAggaaaaagtatgaaaaacaCATTgtagagttacaaaataaGTTGTCTGAAACAATAGACTTATTCAATAAACAGTCATACAAATGTAAAGATTCTAAATTTAGTTCTATACATGGATCACATTTTATTAgagacttacaaaataaactgTGTGAGACAGAACAGAAACTTCTAAtgctacaaaaagaaaacgaTGACATCAGATCTAAGATGTCTAAAAATGAAGAGGgaagtaaacaaaattacaaagatatAATAAGTCAGCTTAATGCTGAAAATTCAGAGttatcaaaagaaaatatttcgcTAAGTCAACAATTGAGTCAGTATAGAAGTATAAATTCAGCAAAATTTAATCATACTCctgaattttgtaaaaaagatATTCAAAAGTTGAAGGAAAGAATTGATGAATTGACACATGAAgctcaaattttaaaaaaagacaaacatgaatataatttaaaatataaagaagcaGTGGACattatagataaattaaaaagagattTAGTCTATAAACAGAAAGATATAGAGTTATTACAAGAAGAAAATTCTTCATTTAAAATGTCCCATAGAACAGGAAAGGCATCAACTGATCATTTAAGAGATGAATGTAACTTTTTAAGGGAACAAATGAAGAAAATGCAAAGTGATGTTATCAAAGAAAAGACATTAGCCAaccagattaaaaatatacagttaGAAACTGAGAGAAGTAGCAGTGAAATACAAAATGAACTGTTACTTGTTCAAAAGAAACTGAGTGTAGCAAATGAGAAAGTAGACTCATTAGAAAGGAGATGTAAAGAACTGCAGTCTGAAATAGGAAGCTTAAAAAGTGACAAGTCAAATCTTCTAGACAACATTAGAAAACTAGATCAAGAAAGGGACAAATTAGTTATTGAATTAGATCACAAAGCTGAAACTATTAGTATTCTGGAACAAAAATTGAAATCGCAAACATTTGATATGAGTAAGCTGGAAGATGAAATTTCTGATCTTAAGAGAAAGTTGAATGTAAATAAGGTTTCCGAACATAAACTAGTCGATAATGAAGCTCAAATTGCTTTCTTAAATGGAGAAATAATGAGACTGAACCAACAACTCGAAAATGCCATTATGGAAAATAAACAGCTGCAAAATAGTTTAGCAGATGCTAATGGAACATTGAAACTTACAAAAATTGAATATGACAAATCAAGGAAAGAAGTGGATGGCATGAAACAACAACTTCAGCACTATGTTGCAGAAATAAGAAGGATTGAAGAATTATTATCGCAAAAAGAAGCTGAAAGATCTGATATGTTGGAACAGTTTGCTAGTCTTTCTGTTGAGGCCAATATATTAGAGAATACAAATCATTCACTGGAAAGTGAGTCTGCATCTAAGTCAATGCAGTTGCAGTCCTATGTcagtaaaattcaaagtctCGAGGAAAAGATCCTAGATAAAGAAAGTATAATAGATAGTCAATCTGCACGCTTAGCGTCCATGACGTGTAGGGTGACTGCATTGGAAAATGAAGTGAAATTATTGACTGAAGAGAAAGCTATTTTAGagcaaaaaatatcatatttaaaacaaatgtgtAATAATATACACACAGAACATTCACATATGACAAAAAGTTTAGGGGATACTGATTCTGAACtaaaattgtatgaaaataaaattaaaacattaacaaacaataaagCAAAGTTAGAAGTAGAAAAGGATGAGTTAAAAGACAAATTAATGACTACTGAGGAATTGTTATTAAATGCTAGGAAGGAGATAGTGGACTTAAAATTAGCATTACAGGATGCAACTTCAGAAACAAAATCTTTGCAAGACCGTGTATCACGATTAAGTACATGCCATGCTGATGACCATGag cagacccgagacaggagatgtgatggaaagggtgacaggcgtgtactccactcacacaactaa